From the genome of Roseofilum capinflatum BLCC-M114, one region includes:
- a CDS encoding DUF928 domain-containing protein — MMISLTSSLKKIASSVSLVISLFSPLAIAPALAEDIPSDRAEFPGRRIGGGTRSACAAKAKSLIALNPTNNLGMTASSRPSLYFAIPPLESSYPVQFFLQDEAGNPVYETTTETENTQQLLGIQLPEGTLEVGQDYRWYFAFACNPADPSQSIVLSGWLRQVASDLPVDTDEAANLNTRLAQIDSYQDSELWNDAIAGLVQLQQQYPENPDVQNRWIDLLQALELEMLIEQSVANEMQ; from the coding sequence ATGATGATCTCCTTAACCAGTAGCTTGAAAAAAATTGCCTCATCAGTAAGTCTGGTAATTAGTTTGTTCTCACCCTTGGCGATCGCCCCTGCCCTAGCAGAAGACATCCCCAGCGATCGTGCTGAATTCCCAGGGCGGCGCATTGGAGGAGGGACTCGCAGCGCCTGTGCAGCCAAAGCTAAATCTCTAATCGCATTGAACCCAACCAACAACCTGGGGATGACTGCCAGCTCTCGTCCCTCCCTCTACTTTGCAATTCCCCCTCTTGAGAGTTCCTATCCAGTGCAATTTTTCTTGCAGGATGAAGCCGGAAATCCCGTTTACGAAACGACAACAGAAACCGAAAATACCCAACAGTTGCTCGGCATTCAGTTACCAGAAGGAACCTTAGAAGTGGGTCAAGACTATCGCTGGTATTTCGCCTTCGCTTGCAATCCGGCCGATCCCTCCCAAAGTATCGTGTTATCAGGATGGCTGCGCCAAGTCGCTTCAGACTTACCTGTAGACACTGATGAAGCAGCTAATCTCAATACTCGTCTGGCTCAGATAGACTCTTATCAAGACTCTGAACTTTGGAATGATGCGATCGCAGGCCTAGTTCAGTTACAGCAACAGTATCCAGAAAACCCCGATGTTCAGAACCGATGGATCGACCTTTTGCAAGCTCTAGAACTGGAAATGTTGATCGAGCAATCCGTAGCGAATGAAATGCAATAG